From a single Miscanthus floridulus cultivar M001 chromosome 8, ASM1932011v1, whole genome shotgun sequence genomic region:
- the LOC136474086 gene encoding photosynthetic NDH subunit of lumenal location 2, chloroplastic-like, whose translation MATLARHLILCSSSPSQRRRRPPPPDATAGGTDRQLQAPAQSTTRRLAVAASTALAATAALSARRPAPPPPAMAAEAAAVPTTTPGGTVPRWGTRSYVRERYFEPELTAEEAAARIRQTAEGMRTLRPMLETMSWKYVLFYVRLKSKYLGLDLTTAMAGVPAGRRADYVRVANELVDNMTEFDRFVRTPKVYESYLFYEKTLKSLDDVAEFFA comes from the exons AtggccacgctcgccaggcacctTATCCTCTGCTCATCCTCCCCCTCACAGCGCCGCCGACGGCCCCCGCCGCCCGACGCCACCGCAGGCGGCACGGACAGGCAGCTGCAGGCGCCGGCGCAGTCCACCACGCGTCGGCTGGCGGTGGCCGCGTCCACGGCgctggcggccacggcggcgctgtCCGCGCGCCGGCCCGCGCCGCCCCCGCCCGCGATGGCCGCGGAGGCGGCCGCCGTGCCGACGACGACGCCCGGCGGGACCGTGCCGCGGTGGGGCACCAGGTCGTACGTGCGGGAGCGGTACTTCGAGCCGGAGCtgaccgcggaggaggcggccgcgcgcATCCGGCAGACCGCGGAGGGGATGCGCACTCTGCGGCCCATGCTGGAGACCATGTCGTGGAAGTACGTGCTCTTCTACGTGCGCCTCAAGTCCAAGTACCTCGGCCTCGACCTCaccaccgccatggccggcgtccccGCCGGCCGACGCGCTGACTACGTCCGCGTCGCTAACGAGCTCGTCGACAACATGACGGAG TTCGATCGCTTCGTGCGGACTCCCAAGGTCTACGAGTCCTACCTCTTCTACGAGAAGACGTTGAAGTCGCTGGATGACGTGGCAGAGTTCTTCGCTTGA